The Prochlorococcus marinus str. MIT 9301 genome segment CTTCTTATTATCGCAGTATCAATAGTTTTTGCTGCTGGTTTTGGATTTTTAGTCTTGCATTTTGTACCTGGAACTCCATTTTAAATTATCGAACGGAATTTGATTCACAAAATATCTCAAACATTAACAGTTTCTAAATCCTGCATTGGATTATCATCAGAATAAGATTTCTTCTTTAATCGATATGCATAAACTAAAGATCCTAAAGCTATGGTACTAGTGGCAAAAATCCCCGAGATGAGTATCAAGGCAAAAAGACCTCCTATCAGTCCCCCTTTTAATCTAAGCAAATTTGATTTAATTAAAAGTATTGATAAAAAAACAATAGTAGCTTTTAGAGAAGAGATTTTCAAAAAAGTAAATGGACTAAAAGGATTTAACAACATTTCTTTGGCGAAATAAAATTTATAAAGATTCTAAAAATAAATAATAAAAAACGCATAAAAAAAGACTCAAATGAGTCTTTTAAAATTCATGTTAAATATGAGGATTTATGCATCAGGGTCAAAATTCTTTAGGTTTGGACCCGCCACAAGACCAACAAGACCAAAAAGGACTAAAGAACCAATTCCAAAGCCTGCTGCCCATGGATTGAAACCACCTAAAGCAAAAGAAGCTAGTAAATTCATGATTTTAAAACATAATATCTCCGAGTTAGCATACAGATTTTTATGAAAAATATACCTATATTGAGACATTTCTTCGTAATTATTAGAATCGTTTAAATATCCCTTGATAAAAAATCCACAAAATTTTTATTATTTGTTTTATTATCTAGGCATTACAATTTTGCTGGCGCACTTTGAAACCATCAAAACTGTTTTTTTCTAATGACTTCCAACTATACCTTTATTTATGATGGAGAATGCCCATTCTGCAATCATTTTGCTGAGCTACTTGAGCTCAAAAGCAAGATAAATAATATTAAAATTCTTGATGGTCGTAAAAATTTAACTCTAATAAAATCCCTTTTAGAAAAAGGTTATGACCTAGATAAAGGAGCTATTCTCCTAAAAGATGAAGATATCTTTCATGGGGCAGATGCGATTAATACTATTTGCAAACAGATAAATAAGCCCTCGAGTAGTTTACTTTTGTTACTTTCTAGAGTATTCAAATCAAATAAACGAACAAATGTGATATTCCCTTTTCTAGTCAGAGCCAGAAGATTCGCATTAATTTCAAAAGGCATACCAATATCTCTAGTTTAAAAATAAAAACTTTCTAAATATTAAATAACATATTTATAAGCTTCTGTATCAATAAATGATAATTGATTATTTATTAGCTAGAACTAGGAATAATAACAAGTATTAAATGATAGAAAACTTCAATCCCTTTATTTCATTGGGTGGTGATAACCAAAAAGTTAATCATATGGCTGAAGCAGCACTTGAAATGAATTTAACTTGTAATGATCTAAAGAAGGATTTAAATTTAACCGATGGAGATGTAGTGGATATGTTACAACTAGTCATGGATAGGTTTAAAAATAGTAATTAAGTTTTTTCTTTATCTATTACTCGCTATATATCTAATACTTTTTGATGAAGACAGTACAAATTGAGTTTTCGAAATACGAATCAGTTAATTTTTTATGGTCTGAATTAATAGAAGATTACGGATTTGACAAAGCCAAAAAAATAGTTTCTCAAGCTATTGACTTACAAAAAATGAATGGAACAAAAAATAACACAATGCCAATCATATTTTCAGGAACAGGAGGATTAGCTCTAATCCCAATTCAAATGCTAGAAAAAGAAGATTTTAAAATTAGTTGTAAAGATAACCAAGTTTTAATATTTAATCTAAAAAGAAAGTCATTTCAAATCTTAAATGAAGCAAACTAATCTAAATTAGTAATTTCTCGATAAAGTCAAAATTACTTTATAGTCTATTAAAACAATTAATTGATAATGACTTTTGAAGCGACCTACCTTGGATCAAATGGTTGGCTTATAAAATTTACTAAAACCAATTTAATTATTGATCCTTGGCTCAAAGGAGATTTAATATTTCCTCCAGGTGAGTGGTTTTTTAAAGGATCATTAGAAGAAGAAATTTCAATAGATAAAAAAATAGATATTATTTTATTAACCCAAGGATTACCTGACCACTGTCATGTTCCAACATTAGAAATGTTCAGAAAGGATATTCCTATAATTTGCCCTAAAAGTGCTATTGAAACATTAGAAAAAATTGGTTTTAGTCAAATTAAAATGCTCAAGCCAACTGAAAAGACTAATCAATTTAATTTAAGTTTTGAAGCCACTGCAGGAGCTCCAGTACCACAAATAGAAAACGGATATATTGTTAAAGATGACCAAAATAATGGTTTTTATATAGAACCCCATGGATATCTTGATGAAAATTTAAACAAACAAAATCTTGATGCAGTTATTACTCCTACAAAAAATTTAGAATTGCCTCTAGTTGGTTCTTTTGTAAAAGGTGCTGATGTAATACCTAAATTGATTAACAAATTCAATCCAAAATTTATACTTTCGAGTACCGTGGGAGGAGATGCAAAATATTCAGGTTTTTTAAATAATTTTATTTCAGTACAGGATTATGAAGAGGAATTAAATTGTAATCTTGTCGATCTAAAGAGTATGCAATCTATTATGATTTAAATTGATCCAAAAAGATCTTTTACTTAGTCATTTAGCTTGAAAGTAAATCTATTTTAAAAGGAGTTCAAAAATTCATTCATTTTTTATTAGCTCAATACTTTTATTAGCTTTAAATAGTAGTTATATGTGTGAGAATTCAAAGCTTAATCTTGTGATGAGAAATAATATAAATGGTGACTTTTCAATAGTAGAAAAGATATCTGAGTTAAAGCCAGGAGCATTTATAAATATTAATTGGAACGAAATAAAGCTTATGCTTCCGTACTCTCTAAGAAAAGATTATATTTCCTTTACAGATAAAAAATGGGACTGGAGGTACCAATTTAATAAAGACGGATCTCCTGATATTAATAATCCTTCTTTATTCGAACTACTTCCTTCTGGAGAAGTTAAAGCACATTTTTGTCAATCAGAAGATAAAAATTCTAACTTATAATTTCAAAATAAATATTCTAGATTATTTAACTTCTGAACTTCTTTTTAAAGATGAACAAACCAAAAAACCAAAAAGGTATTTCAAAATATATAAAACTCGAAGATTACAAAGTTTTTGATTATGAAATTCCAGAAATTTTTATGGATTTCGTAATAAATAAAAATGCTGTTAATGTTACGACGAAATTAAAATTAGTAAAAAAAAATAAGAATACCAAAAATCTTATCCTTGATGGTACGGATATATTAATAAAAAAATTATTTATAGATGACTCACTAATAGAAAAGCAATACTACAAACAGCAAAAAAATAACTTAAAAATTGAAAATATAAAGAAAGATATTTTTTTACTAAAAATAGAAGGAATAATTAAACCGAAGGAAAATACCTCCCTTTTAGGAATGTATGAGAGCAATGGAATTATAACTACTCAATGCGAGGCAGAGGGATTTAGAAGAATAAGTTTTCACGCTGATAGGCCTGATATTCTAAGCAAATACACCGTGAGAATTGAGGCAGACAAAAATGATTATCCTGTCTTACTTTCAAATGGTAACGTCTTAAAAGAAAATAATCTTACAAATAATCGACATGAAATAATTTGGGAAGATCCATATCCGAAACCCTCATATCTTTTTGCATTGGTAGCAGGGAAACTTAATTGTGTAAAAGATAATTTCATAACAAAATCAAATAAAAAAGTAAAAATAAATATTTATGTTGAGTATGGCGATGAAAAATATGTTCAACATGCAATAAGTTCCTTAAAGAAATCTATGAAATGGGACGAGGATAAATATAACCTTGAATACGATTTGTCATTGTTTAATATTGTTGCAATCAGGCACTTTAATATGGGAGCAATGGAAAATAAAAGTCTCAATATATTCAATTCAAAACTAATACTCGCTAATTCTGAAACAACAACTGATGAGGAACTAGAAAGAATAGAGGGTGTGATCGCCCATGAATATTTCCATAATTGGACGGGTAATAGAGTGACTTGTAGGGATTGGTTTCAATTATCTCTAAAAGAGGGTTTAACAGTATTCAGAGATCAACAATTCACTGCAGACGTTCATAATAGTGAAATCAAGAGACTTGATGATGCAAAATTTCTTAGAAGAAATCAATTTAGAGAGGATTCTGGTCCAACATCACATCCTGTAATGCCAGAAAAATATCAAGAAATTGACAATTTCTATACGACCACGATTTATGAAAAAGGATCAGAAATAATTAGAATGCTTAACAAGCTTGTAAAAGATGAAAATTTCTATAAAGGATTTAGTAATTACATCTCAACATATGATGGAAAGGCAGCAACAATAGACCAATTTGTCGACAAAATTTTAGAGCACAATAAGGAAATCGATCCTAAAAAGTTTAAAATCTGGTACAAGCAAAATGGGACACCAAAAGTTAAATTCAAGAGAATCTGGGATCAAACAGACGAAAAACTTACAATTGAAGCCTCTCAAAGTAATCCAATAAAGAAGAACCTATATAATGATTTACCTCTAATAATTCCTATAAATCTGGCTATATTTTGCGATGAGAATAAAACGATAGAAAAAACAGTTGTTTTAAAAACAAAAAAACAAGAATTTGTTTTTAGGAATATAAGATCTCACCTACAAATTCCTTTAGTCACTTATTTTCGAGAATTCTCTTCACCTGTTGAGTGGGAATCAGACACTACCTTTGAGGAAAAATTTTTAATCTTAAGATATGAAAAAGATTTTTTTACACTATCTAATACTGTAAAAGTATTTTATAAAAAAATCATATTATGCAGATTAGATGAAAAACCAGATCATAAAATTGAAAATAAATTTATAAGCACCTTAATATCATTTATAAAAAATAGAGATATTAATTTATCCCTTTTATCAGAATTACTAAGTATTCCGACATTTGCGGAAATTGAATCAGAAATGGAAAATTTAGACCCATTAAAGATATATAAAACTATTGACGAATTAAATCATTTATTCGGTACCAAATTAAAAGAAGAATTATATTTTAAGCTCCAAGAAATAGAGACAAGTCTAGATAAAGTTTGGCCAGAAGGTAAAAATGAGAGAAAACTAATCGAAACAATTTGGAAACTACTCTTGCACAGTGATGATGAGGAAATTAAAAGCAAAATAATTAATTATGTCGATAGTAATTCGATGACGCTAGCAAAAGCTGCATTGAATTCTTTCAGTAGGATTAATTGTCCTGAAAGAAAAATTATATCAAATATATTCTTTAATAAATGGAAAAATAATAGTGTAGTTTTGGATAGTTGGTTCTCATTCAATGCATCTATAGAAATTGATGAAAAAACAAATAGCATTGAAAAATTATTTGAAAATACGTATTTTGATTCAAAATCACCAAACACTCTAAGAGCTATATTAAATACTTTCGTAACAAGAAATAGTACTTTTCATGCAATAGATGGTTCTGGGTACAAATATATTGCAAAAAAGATAATTGACTTTGATAAATTAAATCCAATCGTAATTTCCCGATTTATAAAAG includes the following:
- a CDS encoding DCC1-like thiol-disulfide oxidoreductase family protein, producing the protein MTSNYTFIYDGECPFCNHFAELLELKSKINNIKILDGRKNLTLIKSLLEKGYDLDKGAILLKDEDIFHGADAINTICKQINKPSSSLLLLLSRVFKSNKRTNVIFPFLVRARRFALISKGIPISLV
- the pepN gene encoding aminopeptidase N, which translates into the protein MNKPKNQKGISKYIKLEDYKVFDYEIPEIFMDFVINKNAVNVTTKLKLVKKNKNTKNLILDGTDILIKKLFIDDSLIEKQYYKQQKNNLKIENIKKDIFLLKIEGIIKPKENTSLLGMYESNGIITTQCEAEGFRRISFHADRPDILSKYTVRIEADKNDYPVLLSNGNVLKENNLTNNRHEIIWEDPYPKPSYLFALVAGKLNCVKDNFITKSNKKVKINIYVEYGDEKYVQHAISSLKKSMKWDEDKYNLEYDLSLFNIVAIRHFNMGAMENKSLNIFNSKLILANSETTTDEELERIEGVIAHEYFHNWTGNRVTCRDWFQLSLKEGLTVFRDQQFTADVHNSEIKRLDDAKFLRRNQFREDSGPTSHPVMPEKYQEIDNFYTTTIYEKGSEIIRMLNKLVKDENFYKGFSNYISTYDGKAATIDQFVDKILEHNKEIDPKKFKIWYKQNGTPKVKFKRIWDQTDEKLTIEASQSNPIKKNLYNDLPLIIPINLAIFCDENKTIEKTVVLKTKKQEFVFRNIRSHLQIPLVTYFREFSSPVEWESDTTFEEKFLILRYEKDFFTLSNTVKVFYKKIILCRLDEKPDHKIENKFISTLISFIKNRDINLSLLSELLSIPTFAEIESEMENLDPLKIYKTIDELNHLFGTKLKEELYFKLQEIETSLDKVWPEGKNERKLIETIWKLLLHSDDEEIKSKIINYVDSNSMTLAKAALNSFSRINCPERKIISNIFFNKWKNNSVVLDSWFSFNASIEIDEKTNSIEKLFENTYFDSKSPNTLRAILNTFVTRNSTFHAIDGSGYKYIAKKIIDFDKLNPIVISRFIKVFSRYNYYSEPYKSNMLETIKQIKKNKLSTNTKEVLDAIIE